A single window of uncultured Methanospirillum sp. DNA harbors:
- a CDS encoding tetratricopeptide repeat protein: MILILIAGTLLVQVTGADIPAPRIEGLNLTNITELQESGFRAMEQRDWNTLLRIAGEGLARDQNDPQMYSMKGYALRKLNRSQQALIEDSKAIAIEPNPVRYANRGMTYLSLGNYSAALADGENAINIIPDYSSGYALKSLAYLKMGDITAAKENIDKALAIKPDTASHLHYAGIIAMQDGNYEDAVYFLNRSITIDPNYSLPWPGMTNATVDLENVRKTSGG; the protein is encoded by the coding sequence GTGATACTTATCCTGATTGCCGGAACTCTGCTGGTTCAGGTCACAGGGGCAGACATTCCTGCCCCCCGGATAGAGGGTCTGAACCTTACAAATATCACTGAACTTCAGGAGAGTGGATTCCGGGCAATGGAGCAGAGAGACTGGAATACCCTCCTTCGCATCGCTGGTGAAGGTCTTGCCCGGGATCAGAACGATCCTCAGATGTATTCAATGAAGGGGTATGCTCTCAGAAAACTCAATCGTAGCCAGCAGGCCCTTATTGAAGATTCAAAAGCGATTGCCATTGAACCAAATCCTGTCAGGTACGCTAACAGGGGAATGACATATCTGTCACTTGGCAATTATTCTGCAGCTCTTGCTGACGGAGAGAACGCCATCAACATCATTCCAGATTACTCATCAGGGTATGCCCTCAAATCTCTTGCATATCTGAAGATGGGAGACATCACAGCTGCAAAGGAGAATATTGACAAAGCACTCGCAATAAAACCTGATACTGCCTCACATCTCCATTATGCAGGGATCATTGCGATGCAGGATGGTAACTATGAGGATGCTGTATACTTCCTGAATCGTTCAATAACCATTGATCCTAATTATTCACTCCCATGGCCGGGTATGACAAATGCAACCGTTGATCTGGAGAATGTCAGAAAGACCTCTGGTGGATAA